Proteins from a genomic interval of Nostoc sp. TCL240-02:
- a CDS encoding N-acetylmuramoyl-L-alanine amidase — protein MKFGIDSGHNCPPDTGASGIKFEDNLTLDVGNRVIAKLRALGNEVVVCRPSSARTVTESLSKRCSTANGSKVDIYVSIHFNCFNGQANGTEVYATSDTGRKIAKPVLDEIVKLGFFNRGVKSGSHLYVLKNTDMPAILVEGCFIDSQKDVNLFNPEAMANAIVKGLTGKVPTTPVNPVPDEEENVDTTILRLQKALNRLKIVDKNGKALVEDGLTGANTKSAVEKFQAIVGVQSTGVADEATWNAINLILAKRIIRPNHAGGAVVRYLQYRLGVENDGVYGPQTEVVVKNFQKQNGLDADGIVGPDSWQKLIG, from the coding sequence ATGAAATTTGGAATTGATAGCGGACACAACTGTCCACCAGACACAGGAGCCAGTGGGATTAAATTTGAGGATAATTTAACTCTTGATGTCGGCAATAGAGTGATAGCGAAGTTAAGAGCTTTGGGCAATGAAGTCGTAGTATGTAGACCGAGTAGTGCCCGTACAGTAACTGAATCACTCTCAAAAAGATGTTCTACAGCGAATGGCAGTAAAGTAGATATTTACGTTTCGATTCATTTTAACTGTTTTAATGGACAGGCTAATGGCACAGAAGTATATGCAACTAGCGACACAGGGAGAAAAATCGCTAAACCTGTATTAGATGAAATCGTCAAGTTGGGATTTTTTAATCGCGGCGTTAAGAGTGGTTCCCATTTGTATGTTCTGAAAAATACAGATATGCCTGCAATTCTTGTAGAAGGTTGCTTCATCGATTCGCAAAAGGATGTAAATCTTTTTAATCCTGAAGCAATGGCTAATGCGATCGTCAAAGGTTTAACTGGGAAAGTTCCAACTACTCCTGTTAACCCTGTACCAGATGAAGAAGAGAATGTAGATACAACTATTCTCCGACTGCAAAAAGCCTTAAATCGACTCAAAATAGTTGATAAAAATGGTAAGGCGTTAGTAGAAGATGGCTTGACTGGGGCTAACACTAAATCTGCTGTCGAAAAATTTCAGGCTATTGTCGGAGTTCAGTCAACTGGAGTTGCCGACGAAGCTACATGGAATGCCATAAATCTAATTTTGGCAAAACGAATTATCAGACCAAACCATGCTGGTGGTGCAGTTGTTAGATATTTACAATACCGTTTAGGTGTTGAGAATGATGGTGTTTACGGGCCGCAAACAGAAGTTGTAGTCAAGAACTTTCAAAAGCAAAATGGTTTAGATGCCGATGGGATTGTTGGGCCTGATAGCTGGCAGAAATTAATCGGTTAG
- a CDS encoding type II toxin-antitoxin system HicB family antitoxin, translating to MENSFTAVYEKIDDWYIGYVQELPGANVQERTLEEARESLREAIELILISNRELAEQQISGKDVVREQITVKL from the coding sequence ATGGAAAATTCTTTCACTGCTGTATATGAAAAAATAGATGATTGGTATATCGGTTACGTCCAGGAGTTACCCGGCGCTAATGTCCAAGAGAGAACTCTGGAAGAAGCTAGAGAAAGTCTACGGGAAGCGATAGAGTTGATTCTAATATCAAATCGGGAACTTGCAGAGCAACAAATTTCCGGTAAAGATGTCGTCCGTGAACAGATTACTGTCAAATTATAG
- a CDS encoding SDR family NAD(P)-dependent oxidoreductase, protein MKHLEGRVALVTGATRGIGRGIAIGLAEAGATVYVTGRSLNNSSSDAVSGSLGETQSTIEEVGGVCIPVQVDHGDDEQVRLLFERIQDEQDGQLDLLVNNAYSGVEALKNAFGQPFWDCELSLWDASNNVGLRSHYVASVFAARMMTKRNSGLICTISSWGSMSYIFNTAYGVGKAACDRLAADMAVELKPHNVASVSIWPGIVGTELFSRFATEMNQTDTTEQKNSLISDRYNWETPLLTGRVIAALACEPNLMRRTGRVQIVAELADKYGIVDENGDRPASLRSLRFVLPAALPILRNYSWLIPDIKMPWSFLLLSALSSPKI, encoded by the coding sequence GTGAAACACCTTGAGGGAAGAGTGGCATTAGTAACAGGTGCTACGCGGGGAATTGGTAGGGGAATTGCTATTGGTTTGGCTGAGGCTGGGGCAACTGTATACGTCACGGGACGCAGCCTCAACAACTCCTCCAGTGATGCGGTTTCAGGAAGTCTTGGTGAAACCCAATCAACTATAGAGGAAGTCGGTGGTGTGTGTATTCCTGTCCAAGTAGACCACGGTGACGATGAGCAGGTGCGTTTACTGTTTGAGCGCATCCAAGATGAGCAGGATGGACAACTTGACCTACTGGTGAATAATGCTTACTCAGGAGTTGAGGCATTAAAAAACGCTTTTGGGCAGCCCTTTTGGGATTGTGAACTAAGTCTGTGGGATGCAAGCAACAACGTTGGTCTTCGTAGCCACTACGTTGCAAGTGTTTTTGCTGCGCGAATGATGACCAAGCGTAATTCTGGACTAATTTGCACCATTTCCTCGTGGGGCAGTATGTCTTATATCTTTAATACAGCTTATGGTGTTGGAAAAGCAGCTTGCGATCGCCTAGCGGCTGATATGGCTGTTGAGTTAAAACCCCATAATGTGGCTTCTGTTTCCATTTGGCCGGGTATTGTTGGGACTGAGCTTTTTTCCCGTTTTGCTACTGAGATGAATCAAACCGATACTACTGAGCAAAAAAACTCATTAATTAGCGATCGCTACAACTGGGAAACTCCCTTATTAACTGGACGGGTAATTGCTGCACTTGCTTGTGAACCAAATTTAATGCGCCGTACAGGACGTGTGCAGATTGTTGCCGAACTAGCTGATAAATATGGAATTGTCGATGAAAATGGCGATCGGCCTGCATCACTACGCTCTTTACGTTTTGTGCTACCGGCTGCATTACCTATATTGAGAAACTACTCATGGCTCATACCCGATATTAAAATGCCGTGGTCATTCCTATTACTGAGTGCCCTTAGCTCACCTAAAATTTAA
- a CDS encoding cation:proton antiporter — protein sequence MQEDFRLIVDLVLVLGVAACGGLLAALLRQPVLLGYLIGGIVIGPTGLGLIKEVIQVETLAQFGVAFLLFALGVEFSFAELKKVKAIALGGGGLQIALTILVTVVVSGLSGAWGTLPAKGMFLGCILSLSSTAVVLKCLMERNETETPHGQVMLGILVVQDLALGLMLAVLPALNQPAETIGIAVLTALLWIALFAAGAVAAGMWLIPPLLQLLARTESRELFLLGVVALCLGIALLTEHLGLSIEMGAFVAGLMISEVEYADQTLTYVEPLRDIFASLFFAAIGMLIDPVFLWNNLELILGLVALVFIGKFLIITPLVKLFRYPLKTAIIAGLGLAQIGEFSFVLASEGQSLGLVSRQIYLLILGTTAVTLMLTPFVLRLVPFLFNFAESMPWLKPYLEEQEALDVSEDLPFKDHVVVCGYGRVGKNLVKLLLQHNLPVVVIDQSESRIQQLREAGVSYVYGNCVSLHVLETAGVNHAKGMAIALPDPISTRLSLKRALELRPELDLVVRATQDKNIEVLYQLGAREVVQPEFEASLEMATYLLTGLGLLSPTVVQREMQQIRNDHYLDLRPERSATEVARDLRQATRDLNQRWYPLPADSPLIGMSIEEADMRYLTGASLMAIRRANGDEIDYPNNQTKLEDGDRLLVVGADEELAALAEFAKGQAAVPGENSACQWVTVNADTPTLGKTLADLDINKRFGVQVQAIRRDGKFIRYPDGGMDLQVGDQVLLCGGLIGLSQIEQLFAIANSLPLSLPVLKAAQAEALQEFLPVDRVD from the coding sequence GTGCAAGAAGATTTTAGGCTAATCGTTGATTTAGTTTTAGTTTTGGGCGTTGCAGCCTGTGGTGGATTGTTGGCGGCACTTTTACGGCAACCCGTGCTGTTAGGCTATCTCATCGGCGGGATAGTCATTGGGCCAACTGGACTGGGATTAATTAAAGAAGTTATTCAAGTAGAGACTCTGGCACAGTTTGGTGTTGCCTTTTTGTTATTCGCCTTGGGTGTAGAATTTTCCTTTGCGGAACTCAAGAAGGTAAAAGCGATCGCTCTTGGTGGAGGTGGACTCCAGATTGCTTTGACAATTTTGGTAACAGTTGTGGTATCCGGGTTAAGCGGGGCCTGGGGAACCTTACCCGCTAAGGGGATGTTTTTGGGATGTATTCTGTCCTTGTCTTCCACAGCCGTTGTCCTTAAATGCTTGATGGAACGCAATGAAACAGAAACGCCTCACGGACAAGTAATGTTGGGGATTTTGGTAGTCCAAGACTTGGCACTGGGACTGATGTTAGCAGTTCTACCAGCCCTAAACCAACCAGCAGAAACCATTGGTATCGCCGTGCTAACAGCCCTACTGTGGATTGCTTTATTTGCTGCTGGTGCAGTGGCTGCGGGGATGTGGTTGATACCGCCTTTGTTGCAACTGTTAGCTCGTACCGAAAGCCGAGAACTATTTTTATTAGGGGTTGTAGCTTTATGTTTGGGCATTGCTCTGTTGACAGAGCATTTGGGGCTGTCCATTGAAATGGGGGCATTTGTCGCGGGTTTGATGATTTCTGAGGTGGAATACGCCGATCAAACCCTAACTTATGTCGAACCACTGCGAGATATCTTTGCCAGTTTATTTTTTGCCGCCATTGGGATGTTAATTGATCCAGTGTTTTTGTGGAATAACCTGGAATTAATTTTGGGACTGGTAGCACTAGTTTTCATAGGTAAATTCTTGATTATCACGCCCCTAGTGAAACTATTCCGCTACCCTTTAAAAACAGCCATAATCGCCGGTTTAGGACTGGCGCAAATTGGGGAATTTTCCTTTGTTCTCGCCAGTGAAGGGCAGTCTTTAGGGCTAGTATCTCGACAGATATATTTATTAATTTTGGGAACCACCGCAGTTACCCTCATGCTGACTCCCTTTGTCTTGCGGTTAGTCCCATTTTTATTTAACTTTGCCGAATCAATGCCTTGGTTGAAACCGTACCTAGAAGAACAAGAGGCGCTGGATGTATCAGAAGATTTGCCATTCAAAGACCATGTAGTAGTCTGTGGTTATGGGCGAGTCGGCAAAAATTTGGTGAAGTTGTTGTTGCAACACAACCTACCTGTGGTGGTAATCGACCAATCAGAAAGTAGAATTCAGCAGTTGCGTGAGGCTGGAGTCTCTTATGTCTATGGCAATTGTGTGAGTTTACACGTTTTAGAAACCGCCGGAGTAAATCATGCCAAAGGAATGGCGATCGCACTCCCCGATCCCATAAGTACCCGTCTTTCCTTAAAACGCGCCTTAGAATTGCGTCCAGAATTAGATTTAGTTGTCCGTGCTACCCAGGATAAAAATATTGAGGTGCTGTATCAATTGGGTGCTAGAGAAGTGGTGCAACCAGAGTTTGAAGCCAGCTTAGAAATGGCAACCTATTTATTAACTGGCTTAGGTTTGTTGTCACCAACAGTTGTCCAACGAGAAATGCAGCAAATCCGCAACGATCATTATTTAGATTTGCGCCCAGAACGTTCTGCAACCGAAGTTGCTCGTGATTTGCGCCAAGCCACCCGCGATTTAAATCAACGTTGGTATCCTTTGCCAGCAGATTCGCCCTTAATTGGCATGAGTATAGAAGAGGCAGATATGCGCTACTTAACAGGAGCGAGTTTGATGGCAATTCGTCGCGCTAACGGCGATGAAATCGATTATCCCAATAATCAAACCAAATTGGAAGATGGCGATCGCTTGCTGGTAGTGGGAGCAGATGAAGAACTGGCAGCTTTGGCAGAATTCGCCAAGGGACAAGCTGCTGTTCCCGGAGAAAATAGTGCTTGCCAGTGGGTTACAGTTAATGCAGATACGCCAACGCTAGGTAAAACCCTTGCAGATTTAGATATCAACAAACGATTTGGAGTACAGGTACAGGCGATCCGGCGCGATGGTAAATTTATTCGCTATCCTGATGGCGGCATGGATTTGCAAGTTGGCGACCAAGTATTATTATGTGGTGGTCTGATAGGTCTGAGTCAAATAGAACAGTTATTTGCGATCGCAAATTCACTACCCCTGTCTCTTCCAGTATTGAAGGCTGCTCAGGCAGAAGCACTCCAAGAGTTTCTACCTGTGGATCGTGTGGATTGA
- the bchH gene encoding magnesium chelatase subunit H, translating into MKRIVLVAGFESFNADLYRKAAFLANSRCPELDIRVFSDRNITSQRAEVEAALDNADVFFGSLLFDYDQVVWLGDRISQIPIRLVFESALELMSLTKLGDFAIGDKPKGMPKPVKFILDKFSNGREEDKLAGYISFLKIGPKLLKYVPVQKVQDLRNWLIIYGYWNAGGPENVASLFWTLAEKYLDLKVGDIPPLIETPNIGLLHPDYQGFFESPREYLEWYKTHCRDAIHRVFPIDAMNRVSTKPVVGILLYRKHVITKLPYIPQLIRSFEKAGLTPLPIFINGVEGHVAVRDLMTTDYEIQQRQLGNIETPSLSSEAVKVDAIVSTIGFPLVGGPAGSMEAGRQIEVAKRILTAKNVPYIVAAPLLIQDIHSWTRQGVGGLQSVVLYALPELDGAIDTIPLGGLVGENIYLVPERVQRLIDRVKSWVSLRQKPASERKIAIILYGFPPGYGAVGTAALLNVPRSLLKFLHALKEQGYTVGDLPEDGEELIRWVKEADEANPLVGQSSRPPLDNGAHVAHPTSTVNFRTLEKWLGYLQTSRIEKQWKSLTGTGIKTYGEEFQIGGVQLGNVWIGVQPPLGIQGDPMRLMFERDLTPHPQYAAYYKWLQNEFQADAIVHFGMHGTVEWLPGSPLGNTGYSWSDILLGNLPNLYIYAANNPSESMLAKRRGYGVLISHNVPPYGRAGLYKELVALRDLIAEYREDPQKNYALKEAICKKIVDSGLDADCPFANAKKLGIAFTPENVRMFSGHAFDDYLVELYEYLQVLENRLFSSGLHTLGERPSEEELGAYLEAYFGGEEEENEPRRRKGREEREEEERLIRDLLMQSTDELTNLLRGLNGEYIPPAPGGDLLRDGAGVLPTGRNIHALDPYRMPSPAAYERGREIGQKIIAQHLEECEKYPETVAVMLWGLDAIKTKGESLGILLELVGAEPVKEGTGRVVRYELKPLAEVGHPRIDVLGNLSGIFRDSFVNIIELLDDLFQRAADADEPDDQNFVRKHALALKAQGVENASARLFSNPAGDFGSLVNDRVVDGNWESGEELGNTWQSRNVFSYGREDKGQARPEVLNTLLKTSDRIVQEIDSVEYGLTDIQEYYANTGGLKKAAEKQSGKKVTTSFVESFSKDTTPRNLDDLLRMEYRTKLVNPKWAQAMANQGSGGAFEISQRMTALIGWGGTADFTDDWVYDQAADTYALDAEMAEKLRKANPEAFRNILGRMLEAHGRGFWEADGEKLDKLRQLYELTDEELEGVTV; encoded by the coding sequence ATGAAACGCATCGTCTTGGTTGCTGGGTTTGAATCATTCAACGCTGACTTGTACAGGAAAGCAGCTTTTTTGGCTAACTCTCGCTGTCCTGAGTTGGATATTCGGGTATTTAGCGATCGCAATATTACCAGTCAACGCGCCGAGGTAGAAGCAGCACTTGATAACGCTGATGTATTTTTCGGTAGTCTACTATTTGATTATGACCAGGTTGTGTGGCTTGGCGATCGCATTTCCCAAATTCCCATCCGCTTAGTCTTTGAGTCGGCCTTGGAATTGATGAGTTTAACCAAGTTGGGTGATTTTGCCATTGGCGACAAGCCTAAAGGAATGCCCAAACCAGTTAAATTCATCCTCGACAAATTTAGCAACGGACGAGAAGAAGACAAACTTGCTGGTTACATCAGCTTCTTAAAAATTGGCCCCAAACTACTGAAATATGTCCCAGTGCAAAAAGTCCAAGACTTACGCAACTGGTTAATTATCTATGGTTACTGGAATGCTGGCGGGCCAGAAAACGTCGCTTCATTATTCTGGACACTAGCAGAAAAATACTTAGATTTAAAAGTCGGCGACATTCCCCCGTTAATCGAAACCCCCAACATCGGATTACTCCACCCCGACTATCAAGGGTTTTTTGAATCACCCCGCGAATATCTGGAATGGTATAAAACCCATTGTAGAGACGCGATTCATCGCGTCTTCCCAATAGACGCGATGAATCGCGTCTCTACAAAACCAGTTGTCGGAATTCTCCTCTACCGAAAACACGTCATCACCAAACTACCCTACATTCCCCAACTAATTCGCAGTTTTGAAAAAGCCGGGTTAACTCCTTTACCCATCTTCATCAACGGCGTAGAAGGACACGTGGCGGTACGAGATTTGATGACAACCGACTATGAAATTCAGCAACGACAACTAGGTAATATTGAGACACCCTCACTTTCTAGTGAAGCAGTTAAAGTAGATGCGATCGTCTCTACAATTGGCTTTCCTCTGGTGGGTGGCCCGGCTGGTTCAATGGAAGCAGGCCGCCAAATAGAAGTAGCAAAGCGCATCCTGACTGCCAAGAATGTACCTTATATTGTTGCTGCACCACTATTAATTCAAGATATTCACTCGTGGACGCGCCAAGGTGTTGGCGGATTGCAAAGTGTGGTGTTGTACGCCTTACCAGAATTAGATGGGGCCATTGATACTATTCCTCTCGGTGGGTTGGTGGGCGAAAATATTTATCTAGTTCCTGAACGGGTGCAGCGATTAATTGATAGGGTGAAAAGCTGGGTGTCTTTGCGGCAAAAACCTGCTTCGGAACGCAAAATTGCAATTATTTTATATGGGTTCCCGCCAGGTTATGGTGCTGTGGGGACTGCTGCATTATTAAATGTGCCGCGTAGTTTGCTGAAGTTTCTTCACGCACTGAAAGAACAAGGTTACACCGTCGGAGATTTACCGGAAGATGGCGAAGAATTGATTCGCTGGGTGAAAGAGGCAGATGAAGCTAATCCTCTTGTGGGGCAGTCGTCTCGCCCGCCCCTAGATAATGGCGCTCATGTTGCCCACCCCACAAGTACTGTAAATTTCCGCACTCTAGAAAAATGGCTGGGATATTTACAAACTTCCCGCATTGAAAAACAATGGAAATCTTTGACGGGAACTGGTATTAAAACTTATGGCGAGGAATTTCAGATTGGTGGTGTGCAATTAGGTAATGTGTGGATAGGTGTACAACCACCTTTGGGGATACAAGGCGACCCGATGCGCTTAATGTTTGAACGAGATTTAACGCCTCATCCTCAATATGCTGCTTATTATAAATGGCTACAAAATGAGTTTCAAGCTGATGCTATTGTTCATTTTGGAATGCATGGAACGGTGGAATGGTTGCCTGGTTCTCCGTTGGGGAATACGGGTTATTCTTGGTCGGACATTCTGTTAGGAAATTTGCCTAATCTCTATATATATGCGGCGAATAATCCGTCTGAGTCGATGTTGGCGAAACGTCGCGGTTATGGTGTGTTGATTTCTCATAATGTGCCTCCTTATGGGCGGGCAGGTTTGTATAAGGAATTGGTGGCGTTGCGGGATTTGATTGCAGAGTATCGGGAAGATCCGCAAAAGAATTATGCGTTGAAGGAAGCGATTTGTAAAAAAATTGTGGATTCTGGGTTGGATGCTGATTGTCCGTTTGCAAATGCGAAGAAGTTGGGGATTGCGTTTACGCCGGAGAATGTGCGGATGTTTAGCGGTCATGCTTTTGATGATTATTTGGTGGAGTTGTATGAATATTTGCAGGTTTTAGAAAATCGGTTGTTTTCTTCGGGGCTGCATACTTTGGGGGAAAGGCCGAGTGAGGAGGAGTTGGGGGCGTATTTGGAGGCTTATTTTGGGGGGGAGGAGGAGGAGAACGAACCGCGAAGGCGCAAAGGACGCGAAGAAAGAGAGGAGGAGGAAAGGTTAATAAGGGATTTGTTGATGCAATCTACGGATGAGTTGACGAATTTGTTGAGGGGGTTGAATGGGGAGTATATTCCGCCTGCGCCTGGGGGGGATTTGTTAAGGGATGGGGCTGGGGTTTTGCCGACTGGGAGGAATATTCATGCTTTAGATCCTTATCGGATGCCTTCACCTGCGGCGTATGAACGGGGACGGGAAATTGGTCAAAAAATTATTGCCCAGCATTTGGAGGAGTGTGAGAAATATCCTGAAACGGTTGCGGTGATGCTTTGGGGATTGGATGCGATCAAAACTAAGGGTGAATCTCTGGGGATTCTTTTGGAGTTGGTGGGGGCTGAACCTGTTAAGGAAGGAACTGGTAGAGTTGTTCGTTATGAGTTGAAGCCGTTGGCTGAGGTTGGACATCCCCGGATTGATGTGTTGGGTAATTTATCTGGGATTTTCCGGGATAGTTTTGTAAATATTATCGAATTGTTGGATGATTTATTTCAACGGGCGGCTGATGCTGATGAACCGGATGATCAGAATTTTGTTAGGAAACATGCTTTGGCTTTAAAAGCCCAAGGGGTAGAAAATGCCTCGGCGAGATTGTTTTCTAATCCGGCGGGTGATTTTGGTTCTTTGGTGAATGATAGAGTTGTCGATGGGAATTGGGAATCTGGTGAGGAGTTGGGAAATACTTGGCAAAGTCGCAATGTATTCAGCTATGGGAGAGAAGATAAAGGTCAAGCTAGACCGGAAGTTTTGAATACTTTGTTAAAAACTAGCGATCGCATTGTTCAAGAAATTGATTCGGTAGAATATGGTTTAACTGATATTCAAGAATATTACGCTAATACGGGCGGTTTAAAAAAGGCGGCAGAAAAACAAAGCGGTAAGAAGGTGACAACTAGCTTTGTAGAAAGTTTCTCGAAGGATACTACACCCCGCAATTTAGATGATTTGCTGCGAATGGAATACCGCACTAAGTTGGTAAATCCCAAATGGGCGCAAGCGATGGCAAATCAAGGTTCTGGTGGTGCTTTTGAAATTTCCCAACGAATGACGGCGTTGATTGGTTGGGGTGGTACTGCCGATTTTACCGATGATTGGGTTTATGACCAAGCGGCTGATACTTATGCGTTAGACGCAGAGATGGCGGAGAAGTTACGGAAGGCAAATCCTGAAGCTTTTCGCAATATTTTAGGGAGAATGTTAGAGGCGCATGGGCGGGGTTTCTGGGAAGCTGATGGTGAGAAGTTAGATAAGCTACGTCAGTTATATGAGTTGACAGATGAAGAGTTGGAGGGAGTGACAGTTTAG